In Kitasatospora gansuensis, a genomic segment contains:
- a CDS encoding ABC transporter substrate-binding protein, whose protein sequence is MSGASMHPRRVLLAALAAVVSVASLGACSSTSTTTKSADNPYKLSEPGTIRVGTLSDAPPNVYLKDGKFTGFDNDLFTAVAAKAGLKVQFASTDFSSLLSQVANRKFDVGSSSITITEARKKTVAFSNGYDFGYFGLDVPAGSPITNFDQLAGKRVVVVQGTVQDDYATKNKLDPVRVPDYNSALNQLKTGTAQAWISPAEIGEKSANDSGGKVVLAQKQLSSSPTAFAVALDRPELLGALNKALDEVIADGTWTRLQQQYYPGRAIPEGFKPGSGSVNYPPLAAASASATP, encoded by the coding sequence ATGTCTGGAGCTTCCATGCACCCGCGCCGGGTTCTCCTCGCCGCCCTCGCCGCCGTCGTCTCCGTCGCCTCGCTCGGCGCGTGCAGCAGCACGTCGACGACGACGAAGTCCGCCGACAACCCGTACAAGCTGTCCGAGCCGGGGACGATACGCGTCGGCACGCTCTCGGACGCACCCCCGAACGTCTATCTCAAGGACGGCAAGTTCACCGGCTTCGACAACGACCTGTTCACCGCCGTCGCCGCCAAGGCCGGCCTCAAGGTGCAGTTCGCCTCGACGGACTTCTCGTCCCTGCTGTCGCAGGTCGCCAACCGCAAGTTCGACGTGGGCAGTTCGTCCATCACCATCACCGAGGCCCGCAAGAAGACGGTGGCCTTCAGCAACGGCTACGACTTCGGCTACTTCGGGCTCGACGTTCCCGCCGGTTCGCCGATCACCAACTTCGACCAGCTCGCGGGCAAGCGGGTCGTGGTCGTCCAGGGGACCGTCCAGGACGACTACGCCACCAAGAACAAGCTCGACCCGGTGCGGGTGCCCGACTACAACAGCGCGCTCAACCAGCTGAAGACCGGCACCGCGCAGGCCTGGATCTCGCCTGCGGAGATCGGCGAGAAGAGCGCCAACGACAGCGGTGGCAAGGTGGTGCTGGCGCAGAAGCAGCTCAGCTCCTCGCCGACCGCCTTCGCCGTCGCACTGGACCGCCCGGAGCTGCTGGGCGCGCTGAACAAGGCCCTCGACGAGGTGATCGCGGACGGGACCTGGACGCGTCTGCAGCAGCAGTACTACCCGGGCCGGGCCATCCCGGAGGGCTTCAAGCCCGGCAGCGGTTCGGTCAACTACCCGCCGCTGGCGGCAGCGAGCGCGTCGGCGACTCCCTGA